A window of Pusillimonas sp. T7-7 contains these coding sequences:
- a CDS encoding GNAT family N-acetyltransferase — MNKNINIIVGDWARCKADAAAIRHAVFVQEQCVPVELEMDANDEHCIHAVAYNEHGQPLGTGRLLPDGHIGRMAVQADYRSLGVGSMLLHALIDEARVRQYLEVVLSAQLHAQDFYARHGFVAEGPVYMDAGIEHITMRHALTV; from the coding sequence ATGAACAAGAATATCAACATCATTGTTGGCGACTGGGCTCGCTGCAAGGCCGACGCGGCCGCCATACGCCATGCTGTATTTGTGCAAGAGCAGTGTGTTCCTGTTGAACTCGAAATGGATGCCAATGACGAGCATTGCATTCATGCGGTAGCTTACAACGAGCATGGCCAGCCCTTGGGAACAGGGCGGCTGCTGCCCGATGGGCACATAGGCAGAATGGCGGTACAGGCCGATTACCGCAGCTTGGGTGTGGGTTCCATGTTGCTGCATGCACTCATTGACGAAGCACGCGTCAGGCAATATCTGGAAGTGGTTTTGTCAGCCCAGCTGCATGCACAAGACTTTTATGCGCGCCACGGATTTGTGGCGGAAGGCCCTGTATATATGGATGCGGGCATTGAGCATATAACCATGCGGCATGCCCTGACTGTTTGA
- a CDS encoding ABC transporter substrate-binding protein yields MLTMSALAMTLAMPMSSHADDDLIQIGFITDMSGLSADADGPGGVEAIRMAIEDFGGQVNGKKVEVLVADHQNRADIASSRAREWLDQQGVTMLIAGANSAAALAMAKVAEEKKVPFFVVSAGAASLTNSHCTPYTVHYAYDTVALSRGTANAMVKEGYKDWYFLTVDHAFGHALEKDAANVVKANGGNVKGAVRHPLSAPDFSSYMLQAQSSGAQVLGLANSAADTSNAVKTAIEFGITNTMKMAGLLVIITDIHSMGLDVAQGLYLTTAWYWDQDAESRAWAERFEKRMNKKPSMLQAGDYSAATTYLKAVKATGSTDGDTIMDWLRNNTIQDFFLQEGKLREDGLMLHDMYLMQVKTPAESKAPWDYYKPVAKLAGSDIYTSLEESTCKLVKK; encoded by the coding sequence ATGTTAACCATGAGCGCCTTGGCGATGACGCTGGCCATGCCCATGTCTTCACATGCAGACGATGATCTCATCCAGATCGGTTTCATCACTGACATGTCAGGCCTGTCGGCTGACGCTGATGGCCCCGGAGGGGTCGAAGCGATACGAATGGCCATCGAGGATTTTGGCGGCCAGGTCAATGGGAAAAAGGTAGAGGTCCTTGTGGCCGATCACCAGAACAGAGCTGACATCGCATCGTCTCGGGCGCGGGAATGGCTTGACCAGCAAGGCGTCACCATGCTGATTGCCGGGGCGAATTCTGCTGCAGCCCTGGCTATGGCAAAGGTCGCCGAAGAAAAGAAAGTTCCATTTTTTGTAGTAAGCGCGGGCGCTGCCAGCCTGACCAACAGCCATTGCACTCCCTATACGGTGCACTATGCCTATGACACTGTTGCATTGTCACGCGGCACTGCCAATGCCATGGTAAAGGAAGGCTACAAGGACTGGTACTTCCTTACGGTTGATCATGCATTCGGACACGCCCTTGAAAAAGACGCCGCCAACGTAGTGAAAGCCAACGGCGGCAACGTAAAAGGCGCTGTACGGCATCCTTTGAGCGCACCGGATTTTTCGTCATATATGCTGCAGGCGCAATCTTCGGGGGCACAAGTGCTTGGCCTGGCAAACTCTGCTGCCGACACCAGCAATGCAGTCAAGACAGCCATCGAATTTGGCATTACCAATACTATGAAGATGGCCGGCCTGCTCGTCATCATTACCGACATACACTCCATGGGCCTGGATGTAGCACAGGGCCTGTACCTGACTACAGCCTGGTATTGGGACCAGGACGCCGAATCACGTGCCTGGGCGGAACGCTTCGAAAAACGGATGAACAAAAAACCGTCAATGCTTCAGGCTGGCGATTATTCGGCAGCGACCACCTACCTGAAAGCAGTGAAAGCGACTGGCTCCACAGATGGAGACACCATCATGGACTGGCTGCGCAACAACACCATCCAGGACTTTTTCCTTCAGGAAGGCAAATTGCGCGAGGATGGGCTCATGCTGCATGACATGTACTTGATGCAAGTAAAAACGCCGGCAGAATCTAAAGCGCCGTGGGATTACTACAAGCCGGTCGCAAAGCTTGCCGGCTCGGACATTTACACTTCGCTCGAAGAGTCCACATGTAAACTGGTCAAAAAATAA
- a CDS encoding LysR family transcriptional regulator → MKRNFSFHDLRIFHTVISEGGTRQASRSLHLSQPAISHAIARIEQASGAALFDRQKQSLRPTAAGLYLFEESSRILDDITRIDEELHTIEQFGARSLRVTMTPGLAWDFSSNLVRQYGAENGRRPLVLDMSSSVQAVSAVETGLTDIALGAFRKDSPGLMCIPFARSYVMAVLHKRHVLAGAEIVRLNEIEPATFIKPLWSDYIVAEGEHYQRINGWSGMQAHMSLLPGMINETKGLSLISALTAFDLINVYPDLVAIPIDIRQWFTFYLTMRKPGLQADLHERLLNALHNVLEERKIGVFRNTLTAPEAHEDAQQQSAAPRENAATHKQ, encoded by the coding sequence ATGAAGCGCAACTTCAGCTTTCATGACCTGCGAATTTTTCACACTGTCATCAGCGAAGGGGGTACTCGCCAGGCATCACGCAGCCTGCACCTGTCGCAGCCAGCCATAAGTCATGCCATTGCACGAATCGAGCAAGCGTCGGGTGCCGCGCTATTCGATCGTCAAAAGCAATCACTGCGCCCTACCGCTGCCGGCCTTTATTTGTTTGAAGAATCCAGCCGCATTCTTGACGACATCACCCGCATTGATGAAGAGCTGCACACAATCGAACAGTTCGGGGCGCGAAGCCTTAGAGTAACCATGACTCCGGGGCTGGCCTGGGATTTTTCCTCGAACCTGGTCAGACAATACGGCGCCGAAAACGGACGGCGCCCGCTAGTACTTGATATGAGTTCATCGGTGCAAGCAGTTAGCGCGGTAGAAACAGGCTTGACCGATATAGCGCTTGGCGCCTTTCGGAAAGACTCTCCCGGATTAATGTGCATTCCATTCGCACGTTCATATGTCATGGCTGTTCTTCACAAGCGGCATGTGCTGGCAGGCGCGGAAATAGTTCGACTGAACGAGATAGAGCCAGCCACATTCATAAAACCCTTATGGTCGGATTACATCGTTGCGGAAGGCGAACATTACCAACGCATAAACGGCTGGAGCGGCATGCAAGCGCACATGTCGCTATTGCCGGGCATGATCAACGAAACCAAAGGCCTATCGCTGATTTCAGCGCTGACCGCATTTGATCTGATCAACGTTTACCCGGACTTGGTCGCCATACCTATCGATATACGCCAGTGGTTCACGTTCTACCTGACCATGCGCAAGCCAGGCTTGCAAGCCGACCTGCACGAGCGGCTGTTGAATGCTCTGCACAACGTATTGGAAGAACGCAAGATCGGCGTATTTCGCAATACGCTAACCGCTCCTGAGGCACACGAAGATGCTCAACAGCAAAGTGCTGCGCCAAGAGAAAATGCTGCGACGCACAAACAATAA